In a genomic window of Curtobacterium flaccumfaciens pv. betae:
- a CDS encoding endo-beta-N-acetylglucosaminidase H: MKQSTKFSIATALVAMLAAPLVPAAASAAPSSSGSSHGHGHGASHGGGHGHGHHAVPTKSGPTSIAYVEVNNDELANVGRYTLANGANAFDVAIIFAANINYEDGKAVLYNNENVQRTLDQAATQIRPLQAKGIKVTLSVLGNHQGAGLANFPTKAAARDFAAQVSATVKKYGLDGVDLDDEYSDYGVNGTPQPNQQSIGWLISALRADMPGKIISFYDIGPSSDALKTASPSIGGKLDYAWNPYYGTYAAPMIPGLPKSKLSAAAVDIQNTPQATAVSLAQRTKADGYGVFMTYNLPGGDESAYVSSFTKVLYGLAASYR, from the coding sequence ATGAAGCAGTCCACGAAGTTCAGCATCGCGACCGCACTGGTCGCCATGCTCGCGGCACCACTGGTGCCCGCCGCAGCATCCGCGGCGCCCTCCTCGTCCGGGTCCAGCCACGGGCACGGGCACGGTGCGTCCCACGGCGGTGGGCACGGTCACGGTCACCACGCTGTGCCCACCAAGTCGGGGCCGACGAGCATCGCCTACGTCGAGGTGAACAACGACGAGCTCGCCAACGTCGGTCGGTACACGCTGGCGAACGGCGCGAACGCGTTCGACGTGGCGATCATCTTCGCCGCGAACATCAACTACGAGGACGGCAAGGCGGTCCTGTACAACAACGAGAACGTGCAGCGGACCCTCGACCAGGCCGCCACGCAGATCCGCCCGTTGCAGGCCAAGGGCATCAAGGTCACGCTCTCGGTGCTCGGCAACCACCAGGGCGCCGGCCTCGCGAACTTCCCGACGAAGGCCGCGGCGCGGGACTTCGCGGCGCAGGTCTCGGCGACGGTCAAGAAGTACGGACTCGACGGCGTCGACCTGGACGACGAGTACTCCGACTACGGCGTGAACGGCACCCCGCAGCCGAACCAGCAGTCCATCGGCTGGCTCATCAGTGCCCTGCGGGCGGACATGCCGGGCAAGATCATCTCGTTCTACGACATCGGCCCGTCGTCCGACGCCCTGAAGACCGCGAGCCCGTCGATCGGCGGCAAGCTCGACTACGCCTGGAACCCGTACTACGGCACCTACGCGGCGCCGATGATCCCGGGCCTGCCGAAGTCGAAGCTGTCCGCCGCCGCGGTCGACATCCAGAACACCCCGCAGGCCACCGCGGTGTCGCTCGCACAGCGCACGAAGGCCGACGGGTACGGCGTCTTCATGACGTACAACCTGCCCGGAGGCGACGAGTCCGCCTACGTCTCCTCCTTCACGAAGGTGCTGTACGGACTGGCCGCGTCGTACCGCTGA
- a CDS encoding DUF2511 domain-containing protein, translating to MNKHLSFAVMALAAVSIVASTAALPAGAASAAPTRTTATGEPTPTATAKKSKRIKKAEKWVLAELPDAPIWEGLTVNGVKVSKRVICVDRTWAPGGGPDDKGGNAGYVVVKFPKKKSGKVKLGDPQDGFCADYAPPAPAAKVHVPKKLEKKKGLLVSTKFGDEWPLTVPYAVVRCKNITAGGMDLNVVTLKAPDGTRYAVNGTAQDHTSYPEIDPIWAPNPEVDGLRIDISPVLDAGLKLCK from the coding sequence GTGAACAAGCACCTCTCCTTCGCCGTCATGGCGCTCGCGGCAGTCAGCATCGTCGCGAGCACGGCAGCACTGCCGGCGGGCGCGGCGTCCGCTGCCCCTACCCGGACCACCGCGACCGGCGAACCGACGCCCACGGCGACCGCGAAGAAGTCGAAGCGAATCAAGAAGGCCGAGAAGTGGGTCCTCGCTGAACTGCCCGATGCGCCGATCTGGGAGGGCCTGACGGTCAACGGGGTCAAGGTCAGCAAGCGTGTGATCTGCGTAGACCGCACGTGGGCTCCGGGCGGAGGACCGGACGACAAGGGCGGCAACGCCGGGTACGTCGTCGTCAAGTTCCCCAAGAAGAAGAGCGGCAAGGTGAAGCTCGGCGACCCGCAAGACGGGTTCTGCGCCGACTACGCGCCCCCTGCTCCGGCGGCCAAGGTCCACGTTCCGAAGAAGCTCGAGAAGAAGAAGGGCCTGCTGGTCAGCACCAAGTTCGGAGACGAGTGGCCGCTGACGGTGCCCTACGCGGTCGTGCGCTGCAAGAACATCACCGCGGGCGGCATGGATCTGAACGTCGTGACACTCAAGGCTCCCGACGGCACCCGCTACGCGGTCAACGGCACCGCACAGGACCACACGTCGTACCCGGAAATCGACCCCATCTGGGCACCGAATCCTGAGGTCGACGGGTTGAGGATCGACATCTCGCCCGTGCTCGACGCGGGCCTGAAGCTCTGCAAGTAG
- a CDS encoding copper resistance protein CopC: MAGTAAAVAIAGGAVLGLAGPASAHNYLISSDPEVGGTLTELPKTFDITTNDKLLDIGDSGSGFAFRIVGPDGRYYEDGCVDVEGPSMTTTAALGDSGKYTVEWQIVSADGHTVSDEYPFTWKAPSGFTPASGAAKPPTCATAGDDDAGSDTTTGTASGSSDSAASDAIWIGAGGVVLVGVVVAVLLLLRRKPVPASDDTED, encoded by the coding sequence GTGGCCGGGACCGCTGCGGCCGTCGCGATCGCCGGTGGCGCGGTCCTCGGGCTCGCCGGTCCGGCCAGCGCGCACAACTACCTGATCTCGTCCGACCCGGAGGTCGGCGGCACCCTGACCGAGCTGCCGAAGACGTTCGACATCACGACGAACGACAAGCTGCTCGACATCGGCGACTCGGGGTCGGGCTTCGCGTTCCGCATCGTCGGCCCCGACGGCAGGTACTACGAGGACGGCTGCGTCGACGTCGAGGGGCCGTCGATGACCACGACCGCCGCACTCGGCGACTCGGGCAAGTACACCGTCGAGTGGCAGATCGTCTCCGCCGACGGGCACACCGTCTCCGACGAGTACCCCTTCACCTGGAAGGCGCCGTCGGGCTTCACCCCGGCCTCGGGTGCTGCGAAGCCCCCTACCTGCGCCACCGCTGGTGACGACGACGCCGGCTCGGACACCACCACCGGCACCGCCTCGGGATCGAGCGACTCGGCGGCGTCCGACGCGATCTGGATCGGTGCCGGTGGCGTCGTGCTGGTCGGCGTGGTCGTCGCGGTGCTGCTGCTCCTGCGCCGCAAGCCGGTGCCGGCATCCGACGACACCGAGGACTGA
- a CDS encoding YcnI family protein: MQKRLAAGGAVTLGVAAVIVLGSATAASAHVSATATSTAANSYTTATFSVPHGCDGSPTTKIQFQVPESVIEVTPTVNPNWTITKATEPYTDPSASASAEDHAETAAERVTSVTYTAKTPLPADERDTFALSFSLPDGKAGDLVEFPAIQTCEKGSVEWNQEQKAGEAEPEHPAPSITLTAAEATDDDGDPIAATPSAEAAGTTASSDPDLVGRFLGLGGLVLGAVALVVAVAGTRRRSSAK, translated from the coding sequence CGCCGCCGGCGGCGCCGTCACCCTCGGTGTCGCAGCCGTCATCGTCCTCGGCAGCGCCACGGCGGCCAGCGCACACGTGTCCGCCACGGCCACGTCGACCGCAGCGAACTCGTACACCACGGCGACCTTCTCGGTCCCGCACGGCTGCGACGGCTCGCCCACGACGAAGATCCAGTTCCAGGTGCCGGAGTCCGTCATCGAGGTCACGCCCACCGTGAACCCGAACTGGACGATCACGAAGGCGACCGAGCCCTACACCGACCCGTCGGCCTCGGCATCGGCCGAGGACCACGCCGAGACGGCCGCCGAGCGCGTCACCAGCGTCACGTACACCGCGAAGACCCCCCTGCCCGCCGACGAGCGCGACACCTTCGCGCTCTCGTTCTCGCTGCCGGACGGCAAGGCCGGTGACCTGGTCGAGTTCCCCGCGATCCAGACCTGCGAGAAGGGCAGCGTCGAGTGGAACCAGGAGCAGAAGGCCGGCGAAGCCGAGCCCGAGCACCCGGCCCCCTCGATCACGCTGACCGCCGCCGAGGCGACGGACGACGACGGTGACCCCATCGCCGCGACCCCGTCGGCCGAGGCCGCCGGCACGACCGCGTCGAGCGACCCCGACCTGGTCGGCCGCTTCCTCGGCCTCGGCGGCCTGGTGCTCGGCGCCGTCGCCCTGGTCGTCGCCGTCGCCGGCACGCGTCGTCGGAGCTCCGCCAAGTGA
- a CDS encoding ATP-dependent Clp protease proteolytic subunit, producing the protein MAEATLNPSVFDRLLRDRIVWLGSEVRDDNSNEIAAKLLLLAAEDPEKDIYLYINSPGGSITAGMAIYDTMQFVPNDIVTVGIGLAASMGQFLLSSGTPGKRYITPNARVLLHQPSGGFGGTAADIQTQAKVILDMKQRMAELTAEQTGKSVEQILKDNDRDNWFTAQEALEYGFVDHLRASSAEVIGGGGTVGDGETPTSAAEPDAQS; encoded by the coding sequence ATGGCCGAAGCAACACTGAACCCCAGTGTTTTTGACCGCCTTCTGAGAGACCGGATCGTGTGGCTCGGCTCCGAGGTCCGCGACGACAACTCGAACGAGATCGCAGCCAAGCTGCTGCTGCTCGCCGCCGAGGACCCTGAGAAGGACATCTACCTCTACATCAACTCGCCCGGTGGTTCGATCACCGCCGGCATGGCGATCTACGACACGATGCAGTTCGTCCCGAACGACATCGTCACCGTGGGCATCGGCCTCGCCGCGTCGATGGGACAGTTCCTGCTGTCCTCCGGCACGCCCGGCAAGCGCTACATCACGCCGAACGCGCGCGTGCTGCTCCACCAGCCGTCCGGTGGCTTCGGCGGCACCGCTGCCGACATCCAGACGCAGGCCAAGGTCATCCTCGACATGAAGCAGCGCATGGCGGAGCTCACGGCCGAGCAGACCGGCAAGTCGGTCGAGCAGATCCTCAAGGACAACGACCGCGACAACTGGTTCACGGCGCAGGAAGCGCTCGAGTACGGCTTCGTCGACCACCTCCGCGCCTCGAGTGCCGAGGTCATCGGCGGTGGTGGCACCGTCGGCGACGGCGAGACGCCCACCAGCGCAGCCGAGCCCGACGCCCAGTCCTGA
- a CDS encoding DUF1905 domain-containing protein, producing MELEFRGKVIEWRGPSPFFFAVVPPDAAEVIADLAPVLTYGWGVIPARVTIGSVTWTTSLFPKDGGYLVPLRAAERKRARVDLGDSPEITLEFADP from the coding sequence ATGGAACTCGAGTTCCGCGGCAAGGTGATCGAGTGGCGCGGCCCGTCACCGTTCTTCTTCGCCGTCGTGCCGCCGGACGCCGCCGAGGTCATCGCTGACCTCGCGCCGGTGCTCACCTACGGGTGGGGTGTGATCCCGGCGCGCGTGACGATCGGCTCGGTGACGTGGACGACGTCGCTGTTCCCGAAGGACGGCGGGTACCTCGTGCCGTTGCGTGCGGCGGAGCGGAAGCGTGCCCGGGTGGATCTCGGCGACTCCCCGGAGATCACCCTGGAGTTCGCCGACCCCTGA
- a CDS encoding alpha-mannosidase: MHDDIPLTTGRARRVLDERITPAVHATTTALQAAWHELPGEPVPPTEGLALTFEPYEVGTPWGAAWGTTWFRLTGTVPTEWTGRRVEAVIDLGFDKNMPGFQCEGLVYLADGTPVKSINPRNQWVLVTERAEGGETVELFVEAASNPVLLDYHPFLPTQEGDVQTSSSKRLYATRRMELAVFESEVHELALDIDVLLELQAELPAGPRRMRILQALDDALDALDLQHIPETAGDARAALAEVLAAPAEASAHTISAVGHAHIDSAWLWPVRETIRKVARTTSTMTELIDQTDDFLYGMSSAQQYAWIKEHRPEVYARVKAAVEAGRFLPIGGMWVESDTVMPTGESIVRQFSQGQRFFEREFGIRPKGVWLPDSFGYSPALPQLMRRAGFEWFFTQKISWNQVNKFPHHTFLWEGIDGSRVFSHFPSMDTYNSRLSGSEVAKASRQFRENRLATGSIAPVGWGDGGGGTTREMTGTAARLADLEGSAKVRWEHPDTFFDRAKSELTDPPVWVGELYLELHRATLTSQHGTKQGNRRCEQLLIEAELWAATAAARTDFAYPYDELDALWQQVLLQQFHDILPGTSIAWVHREAVERYAETAAALTTIIDQALSALAGTGDAAVVVNPAPFLQAGAPAQGAVVATDVAAVTDVSLTERDGGYVLANDLVRVVVDAQGLVTSAVDLASGREAIAAGQAANLLQLHQDFPNMWDAWDVDRYYRNRVEDLVSTTGLTASVDESGVARVVVSRAFGDSTVTQEIVLAPGSRTLEFDQVTDWHETEKFLKVAFPLDVRAEHTVAETQFGAQKRVTHTNTSWEAAKFETSMHRYVLVAEPGFGVALVNDSIHGFDTTRDAVDGHVTTTVRLSLLRAPRFPDPETDQGVQTHRYGIVIGTDQLGATSAGVRMNASARTITGAHGFEPLVRVSGDVVLSSVKLADDRSGDLVVRVYEPSGQRGSGGIAVSADEATFGAAVEVTLLEEPLGDAGASSEAAASSFAVDAYEVRTFRFPRN; the protein is encoded by the coding sequence ATGCACGACGACATCCCCCTCACCACCGGACGCGCCCGACGGGTGCTCGACGAGCGGATCACCCCCGCGGTGCACGCGACCACGACGGCCCTCCAGGCCGCCTGGCACGAGCTGCCGGGGGAGCCGGTCCCGCCGACCGAGGGGCTCGCGCTCACGTTCGAGCCCTACGAGGTCGGCACGCCGTGGGGTGCGGCCTGGGGCACGACGTGGTTCCGGTTGACCGGGACCGTGCCGACCGAGTGGACCGGACGCCGGGTGGAGGCCGTGATCGACCTCGGCTTCGACAAGAACATGCCCGGGTTCCAGTGCGAGGGACTCGTCTACCTGGCCGACGGCACCCCCGTGAAGTCGATCAACCCGCGCAACCAGTGGGTCCTGGTCACCGAACGGGCCGAAGGCGGCGAGACCGTCGAACTGTTCGTCGAGGCCGCGTCGAACCCCGTCCTGCTCGACTACCACCCCTTCCTGCCGACGCAGGAGGGCGACGTGCAGACCTCGTCCTCGAAGCGCCTCTACGCCACCCGCCGGATGGAGCTCGCCGTCTTCGAGTCCGAGGTGCACGAACTCGCCCTCGACATCGACGTCCTGCTCGAACTGCAGGCCGAACTGCCCGCCGGACCCCGGCGCATGCGGATCCTGCAGGCCCTCGACGACGCCCTCGACGCACTCGACCTGCAGCACATTCCGGAGACCGCCGGAGACGCCCGTGCGGCGCTCGCGGAGGTGCTGGCCGCTCCTGCCGAGGCCTCGGCGCACACGATCTCGGCCGTCGGGCACGCCCACATCGACTCCGCCTGGCTCTGGCCCGTGCGCGAGACCATCCGCAAGGTCGCCCGCACCACATCGACCATGACCGAGCTCATCGACCAGACCGACGACTTCCTGTACGGCATGTCGAGCGCGCAGCAGTACGCGTGGATCAAGGAGCACCGCCCCGAGGTCTACGCCCGGGTCAAGGCCGCCGTCGAGGCCGGCCGGTTCCTGCCGATCGGCGGCATGTGGGTCGAGTCCGACACCGTGATGCCGACCGGCGAGAGCATCGTCCGGCAGTTCTCGCAGGGCCAGCGGTTCTTCGAGCGCGAGTTCGGCATCCGACCCAAGGGCGTCTGGCTGCCGGACAGCTTCGGGTACTCGCCGGCGCTGCCGCAGCTCATGCGCCGTGCGGGCTTCGAGTGGTTCTTCACGCAGAAGATCTCGTGGAACCAGGTCAACAAGTTCCCGCACCACACGTTCCTGTGGGAGGGCATCGACGGCTCGCGGGTGTTCTCGCACTTCCCGTCGATGGACACCTACAACTCGAGGTTGTCCGGCAGCGAGGTCGCGAAGGCCTCCCGCCAGTTCCGCGAGAACCGACTCGCGACCGGCTCGATCGCCCCGGTCGGCTGGGGCGACGGCGGCGGTGGCACCACCCGCGAGATGACCGGCACCGCCGCACGGTTGGCGGACCTCGAGGGCAGCGCGAAGGTCCGCTGGGAGCACCCGGACACGTTCTTCGACCGGGCGAAGTCCGAACTGACCGATCCGCCCGTGTGGGTGGGGGAGCTGTACCTCGAGCTGCACCGGGCCACACTCACGTCGCAGCACGGCACGAAGCAGGGCAACCGCCGGTGCGAGCAGCTGCTCATCGAAGCCGAGCTCTGGGCCGCGACCGCCGCCGCCCGCACCGACTTCGCCTACCCGTACGACGAGCTCGACGCCCTGTGGCAGCAGGTCCTGCTCCAGCAGTTCCACGACATCCTGCCGGGCACCTCGATCGCGTGGGTGCACCGCGAAGCGGTCGAGCGGTACGCCGAGACGGCCGCAGCGCTGACCACGATCATCGACCAGGCGCTCTCGGCGCTCGCCGGCACCGGGGACGCGGCCGTCGTCGTGAACCCGGCCCCGTTCCTCCAGGCCGGTGCACCCGCGCAGGGCGCCGTCGTGGCGACCGACGTGGCGGCGGTGACCGACGTGTCCCTGACCGAGCGGGACGGCGGGTACGTGCTGGCGAACGACCTGGTGCGGGTCGTCGTCGACGCGCAGGGGCTCGTGACGAGCGCCGTCGACCTGGCGAGCGGACGCGAGGCGATCGCGGCCGGCCAGGCGGCGAACCTGCTGCAGCTGCACCAGGACTTCCCGAACATGTGGGACGCGTGGGACGTCGACCGGTACTACCGCAACCGCGTCGAGGACCTCGTGTCGACCACCGGGCTGACCGCGTCGGTCGACGAGTCCGGGGTCGCACGGGTCGTCGTGTCCCGGGCGTTCGGTGACTCGACGGTGACGCAGGAGATCGTCCTGGCGCCGGGATCCCGCACCCTGGAGTTCGACCAGGTGACCGACTGGCACGAGACCGAGAAGTTCCTCAAGGTGGCGTTCCCGCTCGACGTCCGCGCCGAGCACACCGTCGCCGAGACGCAGTTCGGCGCGCAGAAGCGGGTGACGCACACGAACACCTCGTGGGAGGCCGCGAAGTTCGAGACCTCGATGCACCGCTACGTGCTGGTGGCCGAGCCCGGCTTCGGTGTCGCGCTCGTGAACGACTCGATCCACGGCTTCGACACCACGCGCGACGCCGTCGACGGGCACGTCACCACCACCGTGCGGCTGTCGCTGCTGCGGGCACCGCGGTTCCCGGACCCCGAGACCGACCAGGGCGTGCAGACGCACCGGTACGGCATCGTCATCGGCACCGACCAGCTCGGAGCCACGTCGGCCGGCGTGCGGATGAACGCGAGCGCGCGGACCATCACGGGCGCGCACGGCTTCGAGCCGCTGGTGCGGGTGTCGGGCGACGTCGTGCTGTCGAGTGTCAAGCTCGCCGACGACCGGTCGGGCGACCTGGTCGTGCGCGTCTACGAGCCGTCCGGGCAGCGGGGGAGCGGAGGCATCGCGGTCTCGGCCGACGAGGCGACCTTCGGCGCTGCCGTCGAGGTGACCCTGCTCGAGGAACCGCTCGGTGACGCCGGGGCGTCGTCCGAAGCGGCCGCGTCCTCGTTCGCCGTCGACGCCTACGAGGTCCGCACCTTCCGGTTCCCGCGCAACTGA
- the tig gene encoding trigger factor: MATSTVDKVSDTRVKLTVNVTPDDLKPSIDHAYKHIAEQINIPGFRKGKVPPAIVDQRVGRGEVLNHAVGDAIDNFYRQAVEEQELRILGRAEADVAELPNVADFTGDLVLTFEVDVRPEFDLPDYSSYELTVDAVEVSDDEIEEELQNLRTRFGTLVTVDRPAKTGDFAQIDLTASIGDDEVDSATGVSYEIGSGDLLEGIDEALESLTAGESTTFESKLVGGDREGETAQIAVTVTAVKERELPEADDEFAQIASQFDTIDELKADLKEQIAKSKTFGQGAAARDKLVEKLTEDVNIPISEQLIADEVHRHLEQENRLEDEEHRKEVSESSETAFRSQILLDAIAEKEEIQVSQEELTQYLIQAAAQYGMEPAEFIKVIDQNGQIPGMVGEVARSKAVATVLSKVTVKDTNGDAVDLSAFTAGVAQEPAGDAE, encoded by the coding sequence TTGGCCACCAGCACCGTCGACAAGGTGAGCGACACCCGCGTCAAGCTCACCGTGAACGTGACGCCGGACGATCTCAAGCCGAGCATCGACCACGCCTACAAGCACATCGCCGAGCAGATCAACATCCCCGGCTTCCGCAAGGGCAAGGTCCCGCCGGCGATCGTCGACCAGCGCGTCGGCCGCGGCGAGGTCCTGAACCACGCCGTCGGTGACGCCATCGACAACTTCTACCGCCAGGCGGTCGAAGAGCAGGAGCTGCGCATCCTCGGCCGTGCCGAGGCCGACGTCGCCGAACTGCCGAACGTCGCGGACTTCACCGGCGACCTCGTCCTCACCTTCGAGGTCGACGTCCGCCCCGAGTTCGACCTGCCGGACTACTCCTCGTACGAGCTCACCGTCGACGCCGTCGAGGTGTCCGACGACGAGATCGAAGAGGAACTGCAGAACCTCCGCACCCGCTTCGGCACGCTCGTGACGGTCGACCGTCCGGCGAAGACCGGCGACTTCGCGCAGATCGACCTCACCGCCAGCATCGGCGACGACGAGGTCGACTCGGCCACCGGCGTCTCCTACGAGATCGGCTCCGGCGACCTGCTCGAGGGCATCGACGAGGCGCTCGAGTCCCTGACCGCAGGTGAGTCGACGACCTTCGAGTCGAAGCTCGTCGGTGGCGACCGCGAGGGCGAGACCGCTCAGATCGCCGTCACCGTCACCGCCGTCAAGGAGCGCGAGCTCCCCGAGGCCGACGACGAGTTCGCCCAGATCGCCAGCCAGTTCGACACCATCGACGAGCTCAAGGCTGACCTCAAGGAGCAGATCGCGAAGTCCAAGACCTTCGGTCAGGGCGCCGCGGCTCGCGACAAGCTCGTCGAGAAGCTCACCGAGGACGTCAACATCCCGATCTCGGAGCAGCTCATCGCCGACGAGGTGCACCGTCACCTCGAGCAGGAGAACCGCCTCGAGGACGAGGAGCACCGCAAGGAGGTCTCCGAGTCCAGCGAGACCGCCTTCCGCTCGCAGATCCTCCTCGACGCGATCGCCGAGAAGGAAGAGATCCAGGTCTCGCAGGAGGAACTGACCCAGTACCTCATCCAGGCCGCCGCGCAGTACGGCATGGAGCCGGCCGAGTTCATCAAGGTCATCGACCAGAACGGCCAGATCCCCGGCATGGTCGGCGAGGTCGCCCGTTCGAAGGCGGTCGCGACCGTCCTGTCCAAGGTGACCGTCAAGGACACCAACGGCGACGCAGTCGACCTGTCCGCCTTCACGGCGGGCGTCGCGCAGGAGCCGGCAGGGGACGCCGAGTAA
- a CDS encoding ATP-dependent Clp protease proteolytic subunit: protein MHLPMLGGAQNVPAPSNRYILPSFEERTAYGYKRQDPYAKLFEDRIVFLGVQVDDASADDVMAQLLVLESMDPDRDIVMYINSPGGSFTAMTAIYDTMQYIRPQIQTVCLGQAASAASVLLAGGTPGKRLALPNARVLIHQPATQQGGGQASDIEIQAAEILRMRTWLEETLSKHSNKTPEEINHDIERDKIMSAQEAVEYGLIDQVLTSRKNLPALVK, encoded by the coding sequence ATGCATCTCCCCATGCTCGGTGGCGCGCAGAACGTCCCGGCTCCGTCCAATCGGTACATCCTGCCGAGCTTCGAAGAGCGCACGGCCTACGGCTACAAGCGCCAGGACCCGTACGCCAAGCTGTTCGAGGACCGCATCGTGTTCCTCGGCGTGCAGGTCGACGACGCGTCGGCTGACGACGTCATGGCCCAGCTGCTCGTGCTCGAGTCGATGGACCCCGACCGCGACATCGTGATGTACATCAACTCGCCCGGTGGCTCGTTCACCGCGATGACGGCGATCTACGACACGATGCAGTACATCCGTCCGCAGATCCAGACGGTCTGCCTCGGTCAGGCTGCCTCGGCCGCGTCGGTGCTGCTCGCCGGTGGCACCCCCGGCAAGCGCCTCGCGCTGCCGAACGCCCGTGTGCTGATCCACCAGCCCGCGACCCAGCAGGGTGGCGGTCAGGCGTCGGACATCGAGATCCAGGCGGCGGAGATCCTCCGCATGCGTACCTGGCTCGAGGAGACGCTGTCGAAGCACTCCAACAAGACGCCGGAGGAGATCAACCACGACATCGAGCGCGACAAGATCATGTCCGCGCAGGAAGCCGTGGAGTACGGCCTGATCGACCAGGTCCTCACCAGCCGCAAGAACCTGCCGGCGCTCGTCAAGTAG